The Pseudomonas parafulva genome window below encodes:
- a CDS encoding flavin monoamine oxidase family protein has translation MAAAWVRLCALVLIGASSATALAKDKTPSAIVVGGGMAGLTAAYELQAKGWQVTLLEAKDSMGGRSGLATSEWIGNDKAQPVLNQYLQRFKLDTLPAPEFVRTPGYLIDGEYFSAADLAIKQPATADAIKRYEKTLDDLARSIDDPLNPAASSTLFALDQINVSAWLDKLQLPATARQLINQEIRTRYDEPSRLSLLYFAQQARVYRGVGDRDLRAARLPGGSPVLAQAFVKQLKTLKTHSPVTAIVQDKDGVTVKVGAVGYQADYLVLAVPLRALAKIQMTPGLDAQHMAALKGTNYGWRDQLLLKFKNPVWESRARMSGEIFSNAGLGMLWVEPALKGGANLVINLSGDNARLLQAFGDKQMVDQVLIRLHAFYPEARGAFTGYEVKRYSADPGTGGAYLAYGPGQISKYWRLWERPMQRVTFAGEHTDALYPGTLEGALRSGQRAAGQVEDLAAGKSFDPVAKAAPVAAAAGAAAAGAVAAKEKPGFFSGLFGGGDKPAAKPEPSAKPAPEAAPAKEKPGFFSRLFGADETPAAQPQPAVKAAEPAVTAPSAPAAEPVAPAAAAAAPAVKPEPVKATSKPAAAKPAPAKAAVKHAPAHKPAAKQPSKAEAAKKKAPSKTEPVKKQPAANTATQAN, from the coding sequence ATGGCTGCTGCTTGGGTGCGCCTGTGCGCATTGGTGTTGATAGGTGCATCCAGCGCGACTGCGCTGGCGAAGGACAAAACGCCCTCGGCCATCGTGGTCGGTGGCGGCATGGCGGGCCTGACGGCCGCCTACGAGCTGCAGGCCAAGGGCTGGCAGGTGACGTTGCTTGAGGCCAAGGACAGCATGGGCGGGCGCTCGGGGCTGGCGACCAGTGAATGGATCGGCAACGACAAGGCGCAGCCGGTGCTCAATCAGTACCTGCAACGCTTCAAGCTCGATACGCTGCCGGCGCCAGAGTTCGTGCGTACCCCCGGCTACCTGATCGACGGCGAGTATTTCAGCGCTGCCGACCTGGCCATCAAGCAGCCCGCCACGGCCGACGCGATCAAGCGCTACGAGAAGACCCTCGACGACCTCGCCCGCTCCATCGACGACCCGCTCAACCCTGCGGCCAGCAGCACGCTGTTCGCCCTCGACCAGATCAACGTGTCGGCCTGGCTCGACAAGCTGCAACTGCCCGCCACTGCGCGTCAGTTGATCAATCAGGAAATCCGCACCCGTTACGACGAGCCTTCGCGCCTGTCGCTGCTGTACTTCGCCCAGCAGGCGCGGGTGTACCGGGGTGTCGGTGATCGTGACCTGCGTGCGGCGCGCTTGCCCGGCGGCAGCCCGGTGCTGGCCCAGGCCTTCGTCAAGCAGCTCAAGACCCTCAAGACCCATTCGCCGGTCACTGCCATCGTCCAGGACAAGGACGGCGTGACGGTGAAGGTCGGTGCCGTCGGCTATCAGGCCGACTACCTGGTACTGGCCGTGCCGCTGCGGGCGCTGGCGAAGATCCAGATGACCCCAGGCCTGGACGCCCAGCACATGGCTGCGCTCAAGGGCACCAACTATGGCTGGCGCGACCAGTTGCTGCTCAAGTTCAAGAATCCGGTGTGGGAAAGCCGCGCGCGGATGTCGGGCGAGATCTTCAGCAACGCCGGTCTCGGCATGCTGTGGGTCGAGCCGGCGCTCAAGGGCGGGGCGAACCTGGTGATCAACCTGTCCGGCGATAACGCGCGCCTGCTGCAGGCCTTCGGCGACAAGCAGATGGTCGATCAGGTGCTGATCCGCCTGCACGCCTTCTATCCGGAGGCCCGTGGCGCGTTCACCGGCTATGAGGTCAAGCGCTACAGCGCCGACCCGGGCACCGGTGGCGCCTACCTGGCCTACGGCCCGGGACAGATCAGCAAGTACTGGCGTCTGTGGGAACGTCCAATGCAGCGGGTCACCTTTGCCGGTGAGCACACCGACGCGCTGTATCCGGGCACGTTGGAAGGCGCGCTGCGCAGCGGCCAGCGTGCGGCAGGTCAGGTCGAGGACCTGGCGGCGGGCAAGTCGTTCGACCCGGTGGCCAAGGCCGCGCCGGTCGCGGCTGCAGCCGGAGCAGCGGCCGCTGGCGCTGTGGCTGCGAAAGAAAAACCGGGCTTCTTCTCCGGGCTGTTCGGCGGTGGCGACAAGCCGGCTGCCAAGCCTGAACCGAGCGCCAAGCCTGCGCCAGAGGCTGCGCCGGCCAAGGAAAAGCCGGGCTTCTTCTCGCGCCTGTTCGGTGCTGACGAGACGCCTGCCGCGCAGCCGCAACCGGCCGTCAAGGCCGCTGAGCCGGCTGTGACGGCTCCTTCAGCACCGGCTGCCGAACCCGTTGCCCCGGCCGCTGCGGCTGCCGCGCCTGCGGTGAAGCCGGAGCCGGTCAAGGCAACCAGCAAACCCGCTGCCGCCAAGCCGGCACCGGCCAAGGCCGCCGTGAAGCACGCGCCGGCCCACAAGCCTGCCGCCAAGCAACCCAGCAAGGCCGAGGCGGCGAAGAAGAAGGCGCCGAGCAAAACCGAGCCGGTGAAGAAGCAGCCTGCTGCTAACACCGCTACCCAAGCCAACTGA
- a CDS encoding cytochrome b translates to MQLRNSASRYGAVSIVLHWGVALAVFGLFGLGLWMVGLDYYDPWRKAAPDLHKSIGLVLLAVMVLRVLWRLLNPPPPAPANHGPFTRVAAKLGHLALYLGLFAVMTAGYLISTADGVGIPVFGLFDVPALVSNLPDQADTAGVIHLYLAWGLVIFAGLHGLAALKHHFIDRDATLIRMLGRKA, encoded by the coding sequence ATGCAACTGCGCAATTCTGCTTCGCGCTACGGCGCCGTCAGCATCGTCCTTCACTGGGGTGTGGCGCTTGCCGTCTTCGGTCTGTTCGGCCTGGGTCTGTGGATGGTCGGGCTCGACTACTATGATCCATGGCGCAAGGCCGCACCTGACCTGCACAAGAGCATCGGCCTGGTGCTGCTGGCGGTGATGGTGCTGCGCGTGCTCTGGCGTCTGCTCAATCCGCCGCCACCGGCACCGGCCAACCACGGGCCATTCACCCGTGTGGCGGCCAAGTTGGGCCATCTGGCGCTGTATCTGGGTCTGTTCGCGGTGATGACCGCCGGCTACCTGATTTCCACTGCCGACGGTGTCGGCATCCCGGTCTTCGGTCTGTTCGACGTGCCGGCGCTGGTCAGTAATCTGCCCGATCAGGCAGACACCGCTGGCGTGATTCATCTGTACCTGGCCTGGGGGCTGGTGATTTTCGCCGGTCTGCATGGCCTGGCCGCCCTGAAGCACCATTTCATCGACCGTGACGCGACCCTCATTCGCATGCTGGGCCGCAAGGCTTGA
- a CDS encoding YceI family protein, giving the protein MLKKTFAALALGTALLSAGQVMAAEYKIDKEGQHAFVDWKISHLGYSFIHGTFKDFDGAFSWDSAKPEASKISVDVKTASLWSNHAERDKHIASADFLDVAKYPDAKFVSTAVKSTGDKTADVTGDLTLHGVTKPVTFKAVFNGEGKDPWGGERAGFNAKTTLNLNDFGIKGPGPTSQTLDLDITLEGVKQK; this is encoded by the coding sequence ATGTTGAAGAAGACTTTTGCCGCCCTGGCGCTCGGTACCGCTCTGCTCTCTGCCGGCCAGGTCATGGCCGCCGAGTACAAGATCGACAAGGAAGGCCAGCATGCCTTCGTCGACTGGAAGATCAGCCACCTGGGCTACAGCTTCATCCACGGCACGTTCAAGGACTTCGACGGTGCCTTCAGCTGGGACAGCGCCAAGCCTGAAGCCAGCAAGATCAGCGTCGATGTGAAGACCGCCAGCCTGTGGTCCAACCACGCCGAGCGTGACAAGCACATTGCCAGCGCCGACTTCCTCGATGTGGCGAAGTATCCGGACGCCAAGTTCGTCTCCACCGCGGTGAAATCGACCGGTGACAAGACCGCCGATGTGACCGGTGATCTGACCCTGCACGGCGTGACCAAGCCGGTCACCTTCAAGGCCGTCTTCAATGGCGAAGGCAAGGATCCGTGGGGCGGCGAGCGTGCGGGCTTCAACGCCAAGACCACGCTGAACCTGAACGACTTCGGCATCAAAGGCCCAGGCCCGACGTCCCAGACGCTGGATCTGGACATCACGCTGGAAGGTGTGAAGCAGAAGTAA
- a CDS encoding DEAD/DEAH box helicase codes for MSFASLGLSEALVRAIEAAGYTQPTPVQQRAIPAVLQGRDLMVAAQTGTGKTGGFALPILERLFPDGHPDKSQRHGPRQPRVLVLTPTRELAAQVHDSFKLYARDLHFVSACIFGGVGMNPQVQAMAKGVDVLVACPGRLLDLAGQGSVDLSKVEILVLDEADRMLDMGFIHDVKKVLARLPAKRQNLLFSATFSKDITDLADKLLHNPERIEVTPPNTTVERIEQRVYRLAASHKRALLAHLITLGAWEQVLVFTRTKHGANRLAEYLEKHGLTAAAIHGNKSQNARTKALADFKANTVRVLVATDIAARGLDIDQLPHVVNFELPNVEEDYVHRIGRTGRAGRSGEAISLVAPDEEKLLKSIERVTRQKIADGDLMGFDASQVEAEKPEVRERQPNAGRGGRNQPRGEGSKDGSGGRKDKGKDKGRAKSQAAEKPADKDASADKSQARKQEPRKPRDNRKPRQQQAGQGQTSAPKAPADRDPEEFLDDDVDNFGNRADYVSPYQNGKGQGRNRRPGGGGQAQGQGQQRAGSGQPRSNNGGGAQRQGGQGGGQGAGDKRPRNNNGGARRDGNPGRGRREDSARQEPAVRNPRESQSAPVIIRKESKLDRYPTPEQLEDVPSRPRGERPALLTRKG; via the coding sequence ATGTCCTTTGCTTCCCTCGGTCTCTCCGAGGCACTTGTCCGCGCTATCGAGGCTGCGGGCTACACCCAGCCCACCCCGGTGCAACAGCGGGCCATTCCCGCCGTGTTGCAAGGTCGCGACCTGATGGTCGCCGCGCAGACAGGTACTGGTAAAACCGGTGGCTTCGCCCTGCCGATCCTCGAGCGTCTGTTCCCGGATGGCCATCCCGACAAATCCCAGCGTCACGGCCCACGCCAACCGCGCGTGCTGGTCCTGACCCCGACCCGCGAACTGGCGGCGCAAGTCCACGACAGTTTCAAGCTCTACGCTCGCGACCTGCATTTCGTCAGCGCCTGCATCTTTGGCGGCGTCGGCATGAACCCGCAGGTCCAGGCCATGGCCAAGGGCGTCGATGTCCTGGTCGCCTGCCCGGGCCGCCTGCTCGACCTGGCCGGCCAAGGCAGCGTCGACCTGTCGAAGGTCGAAATCCTGGTGCTCGATGAAGCTGACCGCATGCTCGACATGGGCTTCATCCACGACGTCAAGAAGGTGCTGGCCCGCCTGCCGGCCAAGCGCCAGAACCTGCTGTTCTCGGCCACCTTCTCCAAAGACATCACCGACCTGGCCGACAAGCTGCTGCACAACCCCGAGCGCATCGAGGTCACGCCGCCGAACACCACCGTCGAGCGCATCGAGCAACGCGTCTATCGCCTGGCCGCCAGCCACAAGCGCGCGCTGCTGGCGCACTTGATCACCCTCGGTGCCTGGGAACAGGTGCTGGTGTTCACCCGTACCAAGCACGGCGCCAACCGTCTGGCCGAGTACCTGGAAAAGCACGGCCTGACCGCTGCCGCGATCCACGGCAACAAGAGCCAGAACGCCCGCACCAAGGCCCTGGCCGACTTCAAGGCCAATACCGTACGTGTACTGGTCGCCACCGACATCGCCGCCCGCGGCCTGGACATCGATCAGTTGCCGCACGTGGTCAACTTCGAGCTGCCCAACGTCGAGGAAGACTACGTCCACCGTATTGGCCGTACCGGCCGCGCCGGCCGCTCCGGTGAAGCGATCTCGCTGGTCGCGCCGGACGAGGAAAAGCTGCTCAAGAGCATCGAGCGCGTCACTCGGCAGAAGATCGCCGATGGCGACCTGATGGGCTTCGATGCCTCGCAAGTGGAAGCCGAGAAGCCCGAGGTGCGCGAGCGCCAGCCGAACGCCGGTCGCGGCGGTCGCAATCAGCCGCGTGGCGAAGGCAGCAAGGACGGCAGTGGCGGGCGCAAGGACAAAGGCAAGGACAAAGGTCGGGCCAAGTCCCAGGCCGCCGAGAAGCCTGCCGACAAAGACGCCTCTGCCGACAAGTCGCAGGCCAGGAAGCAGGAGCCGCGCAAGCCGCGCGACAATCGCAAGCCTCGTCAACAGCAGGCCGGCCAGGGCCAGACCAGCGCGCCCAAGGCGCCTGCCGACCGCGACCCGGAAGAGTTCCTGGACGATGACGTAGACAACTTTGGTAACCGCGCCGACTACGTCAGCCCGTACCAGAACGGCAAGGGCCAGGGCCGCAATCGCCGTCCCGGCGGCGGTGGACAGGCGCAAGGCCAAGGCCAGCAGCGGGCAGGCTCCGGCCAGCCGCGCAGCAACAACGGCGGCGGTGCTCAGCGCCAAGGTGGTCAAGGTGGCGGTCAGGGCGCAGGCGACAAGCGTCCTCGCAACAACAACGGTGGCGCGCGTCGTGACGGTAATCCGGGACGTGGTCGTCGTGAAGACAGCGCGCGCCAGGAACCGGCCGTGCGCAACCCGCGCGAATCGCAGTCGGCGCCTGTGATCATCCGCAAGGAATCCAAGCTCGACCGTTACCCAACGCCTGAGCAATTGGAAGACGTGCCGAGCCGCCCACGGGGCGAGCGTCCGGCACTGCTGACCCGCAAGGGCTGA
- a CDS encoding substrate-binding periplasmic protein: MSAFNRLVCLLLLACLSPLAQAERLRLVSDDWAPYIYRQYGRPAGIDHEVVSEVFKRLGVEVDWQFLPWKRCLAMVEQGLADGIMDTFHVGERESYLIYASEPLSTVEFVLYQANARPHPVQRLDDLAGLRIGTSPGYTYGNALDDSTRLHREDAPTHEANFGKLMLGRIDLLITDRRAGRYLRQQLGLQDSVRELPLVIERQPQFLGLARKPGREALARAFSEELQRFKQEPAYAALAARYTQAAEDFLDTVEQHDRSTPR, encoded by the coding sequence ATGTCCGCTTTCAACCGTCTGGTCTGCTTACTGCTGCTCGCCTGCCTGAGCCCGTTGGCCCAGGCCGAACGGTTGCGCCTGGTCAGCGACGACTGGGCGCCGTACATCTATCGGCAGTACGGGCGACCCGCCGGGATCGATCACGAAGTGGTCAGCGAAGTGTTCAAACGCCTGGGTGTCGAAGTCGATTGGCAATTCCTGCCCTGGAAGCGCTGCCTGGCGATGGTCGAGCAGGGCCTGGCCGACGGCATCATGGACACCTTTCACGTCGGCGAGCGTGAATCCTATCTGATCTACGCGTCAGAGCCGCTGTCGACGGTCGAGTTCGTGCTCTACCAAGCCAACGCCCGGCCGCATCCCGTACAGCGCCTGGACGACCTGGCAGGCCTCAGGATCGGCACCTCACCTGGCTACACCTATGGCAATGCGCTCGATGACAGCACGCGGCTGCACCGCGAAGACGCCCCCACCCATGAAGCCAACTTCGGCAAACTGATGCTCGGGCGTATCGATCTGCTAATTACCGATCGTCGTGCCGGCCGCTATCTGCGTCAGCAACTGGGCCTGCAGGACAGTGTCCGGGAGCTGCCGCTGGTGATCGAACGCCAGCCGCAATTCCTCGGATTGGCCCGCAAACCGGGCCGCGAAGCGTTGGCCAGGGCCTTCAGCGAAGAGCTGCAGCGGTTCAAGCAGGAACCGGCGTATGCCGCCCTTGCCGCCCGCTACACCCAGGCCGCCGAGGATTTTCTCGACACCGTTGAGCAGCACGATCGCAGCACGCCGCGCTAG
- the metF gene encoding methylenetetrahydrofolate reductase [NAD(P)H] — MSQERRYSFEFFPTKTDAGHEKLMAVARQLATYNPDFFSCTYGAGGSTRDRTLNTVLQLESEVKIPAAPHLSCVGDTKAELRALIAEYKAAGIKRIVALRGDLPSGMGMASGELRHASDLVEFIRQETGDHFHLEVAAYPEMHPQARNFEDDLANFVRKVKAGADSAITQYFFNADSYFYFVERAQKLGVDIPIVPGIMPITNYSKLARFSDACGAEIPRWIRKQLEAYADDSASIQAFGEEVITALCDELLQGGAPGLHFYTLNQAEPSLAVWQNLKLPR; from the coding sequence ATGTCACAAGAACGCCGTTACAGCTTCGAGTTCTTCCCGACCAAGACCGACGCCGGCCATGAAAAGCTCATGGCCGTCGCCCGTCAATTGGCGACCTACAACCCCGACTTCTTTTCCTGCACCTACGGCGCCGGCGGCTCGACCCGCGACCGCACGCTCAATACCGTGCTGCAACTGGAAAGCGAAGTGAAGATTCCCGCCGCCCCGCACCTGTCGTGCGTCGGCGACACCAAGGCCGAGCTGCGCGCCCTGATTGCCGAGTACAAGGCGGCCGGGATCAAGCGCATCGTCGCCCTGCGCGGCGACCTGCCGTCCGGCATGGGCATGGCCAGCGGCGAACTGCGCCACGCCAGCGACCTGGTCGAGTTCATCCGTCAAGAGACCGGTGATCACTTCCACCTGGAAGTGGCTGCCTACCCCGAGATGCACCCGCAGGCGCGCAACTTCGAGGACGATCTGGCCAACTTCGTGCGCAAGGTCAAGGCCGGCGCCGACAGCGCCATCACCCAGTACTTCTTCAACGCCGACAGCTATTTCTATTTCGTCGAGCGCGCCCAGAAGTTGGGAGTGGACATCCCGATCGTGCCGGGCATCATGCCGATCACCAACTACAGCAAGCTGGCGCGCTTCTCCGACGCCTGCGGCGCCGAGATCCCGCGCTGGATTCGCAAGCAGTTGGAAGCCTACGCCGACGACAGCGCCAGCATCCAGGCCTTCGGCGAAGAGGTGATCACCGCCCTGTGCGACGAGCTGCTGCAAGGCGGCGCACCGGGGCTGCACTTCTATACCCTGAACCAGGCCGAGCCAAGCCTGGCGGTGTGGCAAAACCTCAAGCTGCCACGCTGA
- the ahcY gene encoding adenosylhomocysteinase has translation MSAVNTPAGFSDFKVADISLADWGRKEVIIAESEMPALMGLRRKYQAEQPLKGARILGCIHMTIQTAVLIETLVALGAEVRWSSCNIFSTQDQAAAAIAAAGIPVFAWKGETEQEYEWCIEQTILKDGQPWDANMVLDDGGDLTEILHKKYPAMLAKIHGVTEETTTGVHRLLDMLAKGELKVPAINVNDSVTKSKNDNKYGCRHSLNDAIKRGTDHLLSGKQALVIGYGDVGKGSAQSLRQEGMIVKVTEVDPICAMQACMDGFEVVSPFKDGINTGTEAGINKDLLGRIDLIVTTTGNVNVCDANMLKALKKRAVVCNIGHFDNEIDTAFMRKNWAWEEVKPQVHKIHRTGAGTFDPQNDDYLILLAEGRLVNLGNATGHPSRIMDGSFANQVLAQIFLFEQKFADLSAEKKAQRLTVEVLPKKLDEEVALEMVRGFGGVVTQLTPQQAEYIGVTVEGPFKPDAYRY, from the coding sequence ATGAGCGCTGTAAACACGCCTGCTGGTTTTTCCGATTTCAAGGTCGCCGACATTTCCCTGGCCGACTGGGGCCGCAAGGAAGTCATCATCGCCGAGTCGGAAATGCCGGCGCTGATGGGCCTGCGCCGCAAATACCAGGCTGAGCAACCGCTCAAGGGCGCACGCATCCTCGGCTGCATCCACATGACCATCCAGACCGCCGTGCTCATCGAGACCCTGGTCGCGCTGGGCGCCGAAGTGCGCTGGTCGTCCTGCAACATCTTCTCCACCCAGGACCAGGCCGCTGCCGCCATCGCCGCTGCGGGCATCCCGGTGTTCGCCTGGAAAGGCGAGACCGAGCAGGAATACGAGTGGTGCATCGAGCAGACCATCCTCAAGGACGGTCAGCCATGGGACGCCAACATGGTGCTGGACGACGGCGGTGACCTGACCGAAATCCTGCACAAGAAATACCCGGCCATGCTGGCCAAGATCCACGGCGTCACCGAAGAGACCACCACCGGCGTGCACCGCCTGCTGGACATGCTGGCCAAGGGCGAGCTGAAAGTCCCGGCGATCAACGTCAACGACTCGGTCACCAAGAGCAAGAACGACAACAAGTACGGCTGCCGTCACAGCCTGAACGACGCCATCAAGCGCGGCACCGACCACCTGCTGTCGGGCAAGCAGGCCCTGGTGATCGGCTACGGTGATGTGGGCAAGGGCTCGGCCCAGTCGCTGCGTCAGGAAGGCATGATCGTCAAGGTCACCGAAGTCGACCCGATCTGCGCCATGCAGGCGTGCATGGACGGCTTCGAAGTGGTCTCGCCGTTCAAAGACGGCATCAACACCGGCACCGAAGCCGGTATCAACAAAGACCTGCTGGGCCGCATCGACCTGATCGTCACCACCACCGGTAACGTCAATGTGTGCGACGCCAACATGCTCAAGGCCCTGAAGAAGCGCGCCGTGGTCTGCAACATCGGTCACTTCGACAACGAGATCGACACCGCCTTCATGCGCAAGAACTGGGCATGGGAAGAGGTCAAGCCTCAGGTGCACAAGATCCACCGCACCGGCGCCGGCACCTTCGATCCGCAGAACGACGACTACCTGATCCTGCTGGCCGAAGGCCGTCTGGTGAACCTGGGCAACGCCACCGGCCACCCGAGCCGGATCATGGACGGCTCGTTCGCCAACCAGGTGCTGGCGCAGATCTTCCTGTTCGAGCAGAAGTTCGCCGACCTGAGCGCCGAGAAGAAGGCCCAGCGCCTGACCGTCGAAGTGCTGCCCAAGAAGCTCGACGAAGAAGTGGCCCTGGAGATGGTCCGCGGCTTCGGCGGCGTGGTCACCCAACTGACGCCGCAGCAGGCCGAGTACATCGGCGTGACCGTCGAAGGTCCGTTCAAGCCGGACGCTTACCGCTACTAA
- a CDS encoding acyl-CoA thioesterase yields MNFHTRKWVKPEDLNPNGTLFGGSLLRWIDEEAAIYAIVQLGNQRVVTKYISEINFVSASRQGEIIELGITATEFGRTSITLKCEVRNKITRKSILTVDRMVFVNLGEDGLPAPHGQTRIKYIGDQFPDADEQ; encoded by the coding sequence ATGAATTTCCACACGCGCAAGTGGGTGAAGCCCGAAGACCTCAACCCCAACGGCACCCTGTTCGGTGGCAGCCTGCTGCGCTGGATCGACGAGGAAGCCGCGATCTACGCCATCGTGCAACTGGGCAACCAGCGCGTGGTGACCAAGTACATCTCCGAGATCAACTTCGTCAGCGCCTCGCGCCAAGGCGAGATCATCGAGCTGGGCATCACCGCCACCGAGTTCGGCCGCACCTCCATCACCCTCAAGTGCGAAGTGCGCAACAAGATCACCCGCAAGAGCATTCTCACCGTGGACCGCATGGTCTTCGTCAATCTGGGCGAAGATGGCCTGCCGGCGCCCCATGGGCAGACCCGCATCAAGTACATCGGCGACCAGTTCCCGGACGCGGACGAACAATAA
- a CDS encoding cation:proton antiporter: protein MLELVAAFICLTTLLTYVNYRFIGLPPAIGVMVTALLFSLILQGLSLIGFPGLEERVESLMNQIDFNDLLMHWMLSFLLFAGALHVNLGDLRSYRWPIGLLATIGVLIATFVIGYLAHWVFAMFGWDVPLIYCLLFGALISPTDPIAVLGALRTANASKPLKTTIVGESLFNDGTAVVVFTVLLGIIQLGETPSVADTALLFAREAIGGVVFGGLIGYATYRMIKGIEQYQVEVMLTLALVIGGSAMCYELHVSAPIAMVVAGLIIGNLGRNLAMNDMTRRYMDGFWELIDDMLNALLFALIGLELLLLPFNWMHLAAGGVLAVAVLASRLLTVAPAILLLRRWREVPRGTVRVLTWGGLRGGVSVALALSLPMGDERDLLLSITYIVVLSSILVQGLTVGKVVRRVSAQP from the coding sequence ATGCTTGAATTAGTCGCCGCGTTCATCTGCCTCACCACCCTCCTCACTTACGTCAACTACCGGTTCATCGGCCTGCCGCCCGCCATCGGCGTGATGGTCACGGCCTTGCTGTTCTCGCTGATTCTGCAAGGCCTGAGCCTGATCGGCTTTCCGGGTCTGGAGGAGCGCGTCGAGAGCCTGATGAACCAGATCGACTTCAACGACCTGCTGATGCACTGGATGCTGTCGTTCCTGCTGTTCGCCGGCGCCCTGCACGTGAATCTGGGCGACCTGCGCAGCTACCGCTGGCCGATCGGCCTGCTGGCGACCATCGGCGTGCTGATCGCCACCTTCGTGATCGGCTACCTGGCGCACTGGGTGTTCGCGATGTTCGGCTGGGACGTCCCGCTGATCTATTGCCTGCTGTTCGGCGCGCTGATCTCGCCGACCGACCCCATCGCCGTGCTCGGCGCACTGCGCACGGCCAACGCATCCAAACCCCTGAAGACCACCATCGTCGGTGAATCGCTGTTCAACGACGGCACGGCGGTGGTGGTGTTCACCGTGCTGCTGGGCATCATCCAGCTGGGCGAGACCCCGAGCGTGGCCGACACCGCCTTGCTGTTCGCCCGCGAAGCCATTGGCGGCGTGGTGTTCGGTGGCCTCATCGGCTACGCCACCTACCGCATGATCAAGGGCATCGAGCAGTACCAGGTGGAGGTCATGCTGACCCTGGCGCTGGTGATCGGCGGCTCGGCCATGTGCTACGAGCTGCATGTATCGGCACCGATCGCGATGGTGGTGGCCGGTCTGATCATCGGCAACCTGGGGCGCAACCTGGCGATGAACGACATGACCCGCCGCTACATGGACGGTTTCTGGGAACTGATCGACGACATGCTCAACGCCCTGCTGTTCGCCCTGATCGGCCTGGAGCTGTTGCTGCTGCCGTTCAACTGGATGCACCTGGCCGCCGGTGGCGTGCTGGCGGTGGCGGTGCTGGCTTCGCGCCTGCTGACCGTGGCGCCGGCCATCCTGCTGCTGCGCCGCTGGCGCGAAGTGCCGCGCGGCACCGTGCGCGTGCTCACCTGGGGCGGTCTGCGCGGCGGTGTCTCGGTGGCCCTGGCGCTCTCGCTGCCGATGGGCGACGAACGCGACCTGCTGCTGTCGATCACCTACATCGTGGTGCTGTCGTCGATCCTGGTGCAGGGCTTGACCGTCGGCAAAGTGGTCCGCCGGGTCAGCGCCCAGCCCTGA
- a CDS encoding MAPEG family protein, whose amino-acid sequence MTVALWCILIALFLPPLCALIAKVASGRFGMRDNRDPRAFLDTLSGLPRRAHAAQQNGYEAFPAFAAAVLVADVVGNAEQVTQDVLAVMYITSRLLYIICYLADWAALRSLVWFAGLALIVSFFVVSV is encoded by the coding sequence ATGACCGTAGCCCTGTGGTGCATCCTTATCGCGCTGTTCCTGCCGCCGCTGTGCGCGTTGATCGCCAAGGTGGCCAGCGGCCGCTTCGGCATGCGCGACAACCGCGACCCGCGTGCCTTCCTCGATACCCTCTCCGGGCTGCCGCGCAGGGCGCATGCCGCCCAGCAGAACGGCTACGAAGCCTTCCCCGCCTTCGCGGCGGCAGTGCTGGTGGCCGATGTCGTCGGCAACGCCGAGCAGGTGACCCAGGACGTGCTGGCCGTGATGTACATCACCAGCCGGTTGCTCTACATCATCTGCTACCTGGCCGATTGGGCGGCGTTGCGCTCGCTGGTGTGGTTCGCCGGGCTGGCGTTGATCGTGTCGTTCTTCGTGGTGTCGGTCTGA